From Watersipora subatra chromosome 2, tzWatSuba1.1, whole genome shotgun sequence, one genomic window encodes:
- the LOC137387629 gene encoding DAZ-associated protein 2-like → MSFFKKSKKGDKKEEAEKTTYPTNPVYPTQSSAPPGYAAPPAYAPPGQGAPQGGFQQPVRPAYYPQQPQYGAPPPGAYPQAAGAYPMHPQIPPGANVVGHGTFDAGARFNAGATMSIPPPPPGMMPNAAQYAAAYGGTVTMAQNKGGFFSGGSDGGVSTHID, encoded by the exons atgtcttTCTTCAAGAAATCAAAAAAAGGTGACAAGAAGGAAG aagcAGAAAAGACTACTTATCCTACAAATCCTGTTTACCCCACGCAATCATCTGCGCCTCCAGGTTATGCTGCACCGCCTGCTTATGCACCACCAGGACAAGGTGCTCCCCAAGGCGGGTTTCAACAACCAG TGAGGCCTGCCTACTATCCTCAACAACCACAATATGGTGCGCCCCCTCCCGGAGCATATCCACAGGCTGCTGGAGCCTATCCCATGCACCCACAGATTCCTCCAGGCGCTAATGTAGTTGGTCATGGAACATTCGATGCAGGCGCTCGATTCAATGCTGGTGCTACTATGTCAATACCA CCTCCACCTCCTGGAATGATGCCGAACGCTGCTCAGTACGCTGCCGCTTATGGTGGCACAGTCACGATGGCGCAGAACAAAGGTGGCTTTTTCAGTGGAGGTTCAGATGGCGGAGTTTCCACCCATATTGATTGA
- the LOC137387341 gene encoding arylsulfatase J-like, translating into MPPIRQFYGIFLVAFLSFLSIAAGKASQRPNIIFILADDLGWNDVSLHGSPQIPTPNIDKLSREGITLNNYYTMHLCSPTRGALLTGRHPMQLGLQRFVITETTPFGLGLNETIMPQYLKPLGYSTNIVGKWHQGFFAKELTPLYRGFDTFYGYLTSHESYYDHRCFCWAKTESGKDGYDFRDNLSLDVKDNGTYSTYLYTERAQEIVREHNQSTPLFLYMAHQAVHSGFGSNQPTSVREELEAPQAIIDKFKYINHEGRRRFAAMTYLLDESIGNLTRTLEEEGMLDNSIIIFASDNGGPPAGISYNYASNWPLRGAKASYWQGGVRAPAFIWSRLLKQTGYTFSGLMHVTDWLPTILHAVTGSPPKVANLYGKDMWEALSEGGKSKRDTLIVNWDMNTGAIIRGNYKLVVLGYDEMVLNRSTWYKPEGIDVDTVNFTVKCPARDPTLPPCTNHTSPCLFDLDADPCEYNNIARKQTNLVKVLWAELMEFAGAAQPPRNCPDYKWADPAYHGGAWVPYISLNDTRHDRMC; encoded by the exons ATGCCACCCATTCGCCAATTTTACGGAATATTTTTAGTAGCTTTTCTTAGTTTTTTGTCAATCGCTGCTGGAAAAGCCTCTCAAAGACCCAACATTATCTTCATTCTAGCTGATGATCTG GGATGGAATGATGTCAGCCTGCATGGCTCACCGCAGATTCCCACCCCAAATATTGACAAGCTGTCACGAGAGGGAATAACCCTTAACAACTACTATACAATGCATCTATGTAGCCCTACTAGAGGAGCATTGTTGACTGGCAGGCACCCTATGCAGCTAG GCCTCCAGAGGTTTGTCATCACTGAGACAACGCCCTTTGGCCTTGGCTTGAATGAGACAATTATGCCACAGTATCTCAAGCCCCTCGGCTATTCCACTAATATTGTTG GTAAATGGCACCAGGGGTTTTTTGCCAAGGAGTTAACTCCCCTTTATCGAGGCTTTGACACTTTCTATGGATATCTCACTTCGCATGAGTCATATTATGACCACAGGTGCTTCTGCTGGGCTAAAACAGAG AGCGGCAAAGACGGATATGACTTCAGAGACAACCTGAGCTTAGATGTAAAGGATAACGGTACGTACAGCACATATCTGTACACAGAACGGGCTCAGGAGATCGTCAGAGAGCACAACCAGTCAACG ccACTGTTCCTCTACATGGCTCACCAAGCCGTGCACAGCGGGTTTGGCAGTAACCAGCCAACCTCTGTGCGTGAAGAATTGGAGGCACCTCAGGCAATTATTGATAAATTCAAATACATCAACCACGAGGGCCGCAGGCGCTTCGCAG CAATGACATATCTGCTAGATGAATCGATTGGGAACCTGACGAGGACCTTGGAGGAGGAAGGAATGCTGGACAACAGCATCATCATATTCGCCTCCGATAATGGCGGCCCTCCTGCTGGCATATCCTATAACTATGCGAGCAACTGGCCTCTAcg GGGTGCCAAAGCGTCATACTGGCAGGGTGGAGTGAGAGCGCCAGCCTTTATTTGGAGTCGTCTTCTCAAGCAGACTGGTTACACCTTTTCTGGACTAATGCATGTCACTGACTGGCTCCCAACAATTCTACATGCAGTCACCGGCTCTCCACCCAAG GTGGCTAATCTGTATGGAAAAGACATGTGGGAGGCTTTGTCAGAAGGAGGGAAATCGAAGCGTGACACCCTCATCGTCAACTGGGACATGAACACTGGGGCTATTATTCGAGgcaattacaaactagtt GTTTTGGGATATGATGAAATGGTTCTAAACCGCTCGACGTGGTACAAACCGGAAGGCATAGACGTAGATACGGTTAACTTCACTGTGAAATGTCCTGCTAGAGACCCAACCCTGCCTCCTTGCACAAATCACACTTCTCCCTGTTTGTTTGACCTCGACGCTGATCCTTGCGAGTATAATAACATCGCTCGAAAACAAACCAATCTGGTCAAGGTCTTGTGGGCGGAGCTTATGGAATTTGCTGGTGCTGCCCAACCACCTAGAAACTGTCCTGACTACAAGTGGGCGGACCCTGCGTATCATGGCGGCGCATGGGTTCCCTATATTTCACTCAATGATACACGCCATGATAGGATGTGCTAG